A single genomic interval of Pseudorca crassidens isolate mPseCra1 chromosome 19, mPseCra1.hap1, whole genome shotgun sequence harbors:
- the PRR15L gene encoding proline-rich protein 15-like protein isoform X2, which translates to MTEVGWWKLTFLRKKKSTPKVLYEIPDTYTQTEGGAEPPRPDGGGPNSNFNTRLEKIVDKNTKGKHVKVSNSGRFKEKKKVRATLAENPNLFDDREGKGQ; encoded by the coding sequence ATGACCGAAGTTGGTTGGTGGAAGCTGACTTTCCTCCGGAAAAAGAAATCCACTCCCAAGGTGCTGTATGAGATCCCTGACACCTACACCCAAACTGAGGGCGGCGCAGAGCCCCCAAGGCCTGACGGCGGGGGCCCCAACAGCAACTTTAACACCCGCCTGGAGAAGATTGTGGACAAGAACACGAAGGGCAAGCACGTCAAAGTCTCCAATTCGGGCCGcttcaaggagaagaaaaaggtcCGAGCCACGCTGGCAGAGAACCCCAACCTCTTTGATGACAGGGAGGGCAAAGGACAGTGA